The Toxotes jaculatrix isolate fToxJac2 chromosome 21, fToxJac2.pri, whole genome shotgun sequence genome includes a region encoding these proteins:
- the slc16a12b gene encoding monocarboxylate transporter 12-B isoform X1: MVDGKRQSGRASPPDGGWGWVIVGCCFMVTVCTRAVTRCISIFFVEFQAHFEADYSATAWIHSLVDCTTMLCAPVGSLVGNRWSCRVAVMFGGLLSSCGLLLSSFTTSLELLYVTMGVLTGHLAQNVLIFHKCPHISKCQMFKCHLSKCPLSPGLGFALCYTPAIAMVGCYFQQRKALAYGIAMSGSGIGTFVLAPAVQLLIELYSWRGAMLVLSAFVANLCVCGALLRPIPLREDEEEAEGESTGEERCGNVSSQDAELAVKLSKESEDRLLSSGLLASSPSNPAPQVKKRRCFGSCFLSSKEYRFLLLPDFLGLAVSFLFLASGCSLPFVYLVPYALSSGVSHQHAAFLMSILGVIDIMGNVTFGWLTDRRCLKPYRLACYIFSVGMEGLCCLFVPLLCSFPLLVPFAVLYGYFDGAYVALIPVVTSDVVGASCLSSALGVVYFLHAIPYLVSPPIGGWLVDVTGSYMATFFLSGTALLASALVLSTVAGIRQCCRRHLATKHEARPLGPSDQSDCFIAFNKEAVHQAVAS; this comes from the exons ATGGTTGATGGGAAGCGGCAGAGCGGCAGGGCGTCTCCCCCGGACGGCGGGTGGGGCTGGGTGATCGTTGGCTGCTGCTTCATGGTGACTGTCTGCACACGAGCAGTgaccag gtgcaTCTCCATCTTCTTTGTGGAGTTTCAGGCTCATTTTGAAGCTGACTACTCTGCTACAGCCTGGATCCACAgcctggtggactgcaccaccATGCTCTGTG CTCCTGTTGGCAGTCTGGTTGGGAACCGATGGTCCTGCCGGGTGGCGGTGATGTTCGGTGGACTCCTCTCGTCCTGCggcctcctcctcagctctttcACCACCAGCCTGGAGCTCCTCTACGTCACCATGGGAGTCCTCACAGGTCACCTTGCACAAAATGTCCTTATTTTCCACAAATGTcctcacatttcaaaatgtcaaatgttcaAATGTCACTTATCTAAATGCCCTCTTTCTCCAGGTCTGGGTTTCGCTCTCTGTTACACCCCAGCCATCGCCATGGTGGGCTGTTATTTCCAGCAGAGGAAGGCGCTGGCGTACGGTATCGCCATGTCAGGCAGCGGGATCGGGACCTTCGTGTTGGCTCCGGCCGTGCAGCTGTTAATCGAGCTGTACTCGTGGAGGGGGGCGATGCTCGTCCTCAGTGCCTTTGTCGCTAACCTCTGTGTCTGCGGGGCACTGCTGCGACCAATCCCGCTgcgggaggatgaggaggaagcgGAAGGGGAGTCAACGGGGGAGGAGAGATGTG GTAATGTCTCATCGCAGGACGCTGAACTCGCAGTAAAACTCTCCAAAGAATCTGAAGACAGGCTTTTGTCGTCAGGTCTGTTGGCGTCGTCACCTTCAAACCCCGCCCCTCAGGTGAAGAAGAGGCGGTGCTTTGGCTCCTGCTTCCTGTCCAGTAAGGAGTACCGTTTCCTGCTGCTGCCGGACTTCCTGGGCTTGGCTGTGTCCTTCCTGTTCTTGGCCAGCGGCTGCAGCCTGCCCTTCGTCTACCTGGTGCCCTACGCTCTGAGCTCTGGCGTCAGTCACCAGCACGCTGCCTTCCTCATGTCCATCCTGGGAGTCATCGACATTATGGGGAACGTGACCTTCGGCTGGCTGACGGACCGCAG GTGTTTGAAGCCGTACCGTCTGGCGTGTTACATCTTCTCCGTGGGGATGGAGGGCCTCTGCTGCCTCTTCGTGCCGTTGCTTTGCTCCTTCCCGCTCCTCGTGCCCTTCGCCGTCCTCTACGGATACTTTGATGGCGCCTACGTCGCTCTGATCCCTGTGGTGACATCGGACGTGGTGGGAGCTTCTTGCCTGTCCTCGGCGCTGGGCGTCGTCTACTTCCTCCACGCTATCCCTTACCTCGTCAGCCCACCCATCGGAG GTTGGCTGGTTGATGTCACAGGAAGTTACATGGCCACCTTCTTCCTCAGCGGCACTGCCCTGCTAGCGAGCGCCCTCGTCCTCTCCACCGTTGCAGGGATTCGCCAGTGCTGCCGCCGCCACCTGGCCACCAAGCATGAGGCCCGCCCCCTCGGCCCATCCGACCAATCAGACTGCTTCATCGCCTTCAACAAGGAGGCGGTCCATCAG GCCGTTGCCTCATAG
- the slc16a12b gene encoding monocarboxylate transporter 12-B isoform X3: MVDGKRQSGRASPPDGGWGWVIVGCCFMVTVCTRAVTRCISIFFVEFQAHFEADYSATAWIHSLVDCTTMLCAPVGSLVGNRWSCRVAVMFGGLLSSCGLLLSSFTTSLELLYVTMGVLTGLGFALCYTPAIAMVGCYFQQRKALAYGIAMSGSGIGTFVLAPAVQLLIELYSWRGAMLVLSAFVANLCVCGALLRPIPLREDEEEAEGESTGEERCGNVSSQDAELAVKLSKESEDRLLSSGLLASSPSNPAPQVKKRRCFGSCFLSSKEYRFLLLPDFLGLAVSFLFLASGCSLPFVYLVPYALSSGVSHQHAAFLMSILGVIDIMGNVTFGWLTDRRCLKPYRLACYIFSVGMEGLCCLFVPLLCSFPLLVPFAVLYGYFDGAYVALIPVVTSDVVGASCLSSALGVVYFLHAIPYLVSPPIGGWLVDVTGSYMATFFLSGTALLASALVLSTVAGIRQCCRRHLATKHEARPLGPSDQSDCFIAFNKEAVHQAVAS; encoded by the exons ATGGTTGATGGGAAGCGGCAGAGCGGCAGGGCGTCTCCCCCGGACGGCGGGTGGGGCTGGGTGATCGTTGGCTGCTGCTTCATGGTGACTGTCTGCACACGAGCAGTgaccag gtgcaTCTCCATCTTCTTTGTGGAGTTTCAGGCTCATTTTGAAGCTGACTACTCTGCTACAGCCTGGATCCACAgcctggtggactgcaccaccATGCTCTGTG CTCCTGTTGGCAGTCTGGTTGGGAACCGATGGTCCTGCCGGGTGGCGGTGATGTTCGGTGGACTCCTCTCGTCCTGCggcctcctcctcagctctttcACCACCAGCCTGGAGCTCCTCTACGTCACCATGGGAGTCCTCACAG GTCTGGGTTTCGCTCTCTGTTACACCCCAGCCATCGCCATGGTGGGCTGTTATTTCCAGCAGAGGAAGGCGCTGGCGTACGGTATCGCCATGTCAGGCAGCGGGATCGGGACCTTCGTGTTGGCTCCGGCCGTGCAGCTGTTAATCGAGCTGTACTCGTGGAGGGGGGCGATGCTCGTCCTCAGTGCCTTTGTCGCTAACCTCTGTGTCTGCGGGGCACTGCTGCGACCAATCCCGCTgcgggaggatgaggaggaagcgGAAGGGGAGTCAACGGGGGAGGAGAGATGTG GTAATGTCTCATCGCAGGACGCTGAACTCGCAGTAAAACTCTCCAAAGAATCTGAAGACAGGCTTTTGTCGTCAGGTCTGTTGGCGTCGTCACCTTCAAACCCCGCCCCTCAGGTGAAGAAGAGGCGGTGCTTTGGCTCCTGCTTCCTGTCCAGTAAGGAGTACCGTTTCCTGCTGCTGCCGGACTTCCTGGGCTTGGCTGTGTCCTTCCTGTTCTTGGCCAGCGGCTGCAGCCTGCCCTTCGTCTACCTGGTGCCCTACGCTCTGAGCTCTGGCGTCAGTCACCAGCACGCTGCCTTCCTCATGTCCATCCTGGGAGTCATCGACATTATGGGGAACGTGACCTTCGGCTGGCTGACGGACCGCAG GTGTTTGAAGCCGTACCGTCTGGCGTGTTACATCTTCTCCGTGGGGATGGAGGGCCTCTGCTGCCTCTTCGTGCCGTTGCTTTGCTCCTTCCCGCTCCTCGTGCCCTTCGCCGTCCTCTACGGATACTTTGATGGCGCCTACGTCGCTCTGATCCCTGTGGTGACATCGGACGTGGTGGGAGCTTCTTGCCTGTCCTCGGCGCTGGGCGTCGTCTACTTCCTCCACGCTATCCCTTACCTCGTCAGCCCACCCATCGGAG GTTGGCTGGTTGATGTCACAGGAAGTTACATGGCCACCTTCTTCCTCAGCGGCACTGCCCTGCTAGCGAGCGCCCTCGTCCTCTCCACCGTTGCAGGGATTCGCCAGTGCTGCCGCCGCCACCTGGCCACCAAGCATGAGGCCCGCCCCCTCGGCCCATCCGACCAATCAGACTGCTTCATCGCCTTCAACAAGGAGGCGGTCCATCAGGCCGTTGCCTCATAG
- the slc16a12b gene encoding monocarboxylate transporter 12-B isoform X2 produces the protein MVDGKRQSGRASPPDGGWGWVIVGCCFMVTVCTRAVTRCISIFFVEFQAHFEADYSATAWIHSLVDCTTMLCAPVGSLVGNRWSCRVAVMFGGLLSSCGLLLSSFTTSLELLYVTMGVLTGLGFALCYTPAIAMVGCYFQQRKALAYGIAMSGSGIGTFVLAPAVQLLIELYSWRGAMLVLSAFVANLCVCGALLRPIPLREDEEEAEGESTGEERCGNVSSQDAELAVKLSKESEDRLLSSGLLASSPSNPAPQVKKRRCFGSCFLSSKEYRFLLLPDFLGLAVSFLFLASGCSLPFVYLVPYALSSGVSHQHAAFLMSILGVIDIMGNVTFGWLTDRRCLKPYRLACYIFSVGMEGLCCLFVPLLCSFPLLVPFAVLYGYFDGAYVALIPVVTSDVVGASCLSSALGVVYFLHAIPYLVSPPIGGWLVDVTGSYMATFFLSGTALLASALVLSTVAGIRQCCRRHLATKHEARPLGPSDQSDCFIAFNKEAVHQAVAS, from the exons ATGGTTGATGGGAAGCGGCAGAGCGGCAGGGCGTCTCCCCCGGACGGCGGGTGGGGCTGGGTGATCGTTGGCTGCTGCTTCATGGTGACTGTCTGCACACGAGCAGTgaccag gtgcaTCTCCATCTTCTTTGTGGAGTTTCAGGCTCATTTTGAAGCTGACTACTCTGCTACAGCCTGGATCCACAgcctggtggactgcaccaccATGCTCTGTG CTCCTGTTGGCAGTCTGGTTGGGAACCGATGGTCCTGCCGGGTGGCGGTGATGTTCGGTGGACTCCTCTCGTCCTGCggcctcctcctcagctctttcACCACCAGCCTGGAGCTCCTCTACGTCACCATGGGAGTCCTCACAG GTCTGGGTTTCGCTCTCTGTTACACCCCAGCCATCGCCATGGTGGGCTGTTATTTCCAGCAGAGGAAGGCGCTGGCGTACGGTATCGCCATGTCAGGCAGCGGGATCGGGACCTTCGTGTTGGCTCCGGCCGTGCAGCTGTTAATCGAGCTGTACTCGTGGAGGGGGGCGATGCTCGTCCTCAGTGCCTTTGTCGCTAACCTCTGTGTCTGCGGGGCACTGCTGCGACCAATCCCGCTgcgggaggatgaggaggaagcgGAAGGGGAGTCAACGGGGGAGGAGAGATGTG GTAATGTCTCATCGCAGGACGCTGAACTCGCAGTAAAACTCTCCAAAGAATCTGAAGACAGGCTTTTGTCGTCAGGTCTGTTGGCGTCGTCACCTTCAAACCCCGCCCCTCAGGTGAAGAAGAGGCGGTGCTTTGGCTCCTGCTTCCTGTCCAGTAAGGAGTACCGTTTCCTGCTGCTGCCGGACTTCCTGGGCTTGGCTGTGTCCTTCCTGTTCTTGGCCAGCGGCTGCAGCCTGCCCTTCGTCTACCTGGTGCCCTACGCTCTGAGCTCTGGCGTCAGTCACCAGCACGCTGCCTTCCTCATGTCCATCCTGGGAGTCATCGACATTATGGGGAACGTGACCTTCGGCTGGCTGACGGACCGCAG GTGTTTGAAGCCGTACCGTCTGGCGTGTTACATCTTCTCCGTGGGGATGGAGGGCCTCTGCTGCCTCTTCGTGCCGTTGCTTTGCTCCTTCCCGCTCCTCGTGCCCTTCGCCGTCCTCTACGGATACTTTGATGGCGCCTACGTCGCTCTGATCCCTGTGGTGACATCGGACGTGGTGGGAGCTTCTTGCCTGTCCTCGGCGCTGGGCGTCGTCTACTTCCTCCACGCTATCCCTTACCTCGTCAGCCCACCCATCGGAG GTTGGCTGGTTGATGTCACAGGAAGTTACATGGCCACCTTCTTCCTCAGCGGCACTGCCCTGCTAGCGAGCGCCCTCGTCCTCTCCACCGTTGCAGGGATTCGCCAGTGCTGCCGCCGCCACCTGGCCACCAAGCATGAGGCCCGCCCCCTCGGCCCATCCGACCAATCAGACTGCTTCATCGCCTTCAACAAGGAGGCGGTCCATCAG GCCGTTGCCTCATAG
- the slc16a12b gene encoding monocarboxylate transporter 12-B isoform X4, protein MFGGLLSSCGLLLSSFTTSLELLYVTMGVLTGHLAQNVLIFHKCPHISKCQMFKCHLSKCPLSPGLGFALCYTPAIAMVGCYFQQRKALAYGIAMSGSGIGTFVLAPAVQLLIELYSWRGAMLVLSAFVANLCVCGALLRPIPLREDEEEAEGESTGEERCGNVSSQDAELAVKLSKESEDRLLSSGLLASSPSNPAPQVKKRRCFGSCFLSSKEYRFLLLPDFLGLAVSFLFLASGCSLPFVYLVPYALSSGVSHQHAAFLMSILGVIDIMGNVTFGWLTDRRCLKPYRLACYIFSVGMEGLCCLFVPLLCSFPLLVPFAVLYGYFDGAYVALIPVVTSDVVGASCLSSALGVVYFLHAIPYLVSPPIGGWLVDVTGSYMATFFLSGTALLASALVLSTVAGIRQCCRRHLATKHEARPLGPSDQSDCFIAFNKEAVHQAVAS, encoded by the exons ATGTTCGGTGGACTCCTCTCGTCCTGCggcctcctcctcagctctttcACCACCAGCCTGGAGCTCCTCTACGTCACCATGGGAGTCCTCACAGGTCACCTTGCACAAAATGTCCTTATTTTCCACAAATGTcctcacatttcaaaatgtcaaatgttcaAATGTCACTTATCTAAATGCCCTCTTTCTCCAGGTCTGGGTTTCGCTCTCTGTTACACCCCAGCCATCGCCATGGTGGGCTGTTATTTCCAGCAGAGGAAGGCGCTGGCGTACGGTATCGCCATGTCAGGCAGCGGGATCGGGACCTTCGTGTTGGCTCCGGCCGTGCAGCTGTTAATCGAGCTGTACTCGTGGAGGGGGGCGATGCTCGTCCTCAGTGCCTTTGTCGCTAACCTCTGTGTCTGCGGGGCACTGCTGCGACCAATCCCGCTgcgggaggatgaggaggaagcgGAAGGGGAGTCAACGGGGGAGGAGAGATGTG GTAATGTCTCATCGCAGGACGCTGAACTCGCAGTAAAACTCTCCAAAGAATCTGAAGACAGGCTTTTGTCGTCAGGTCTGTTGGCGTCGTCACCTTCAAACCCCGCCCCTCAGGTGAAGAAGAGGCGGTGCTTTGGCTCCTGCTTCCTGTCCAGTAAGGAGTACCGTTTCCTGCTGCTGCCGGACTTCCTGGGCTTGGCTGTGTCCTTCCTGTTCTTGGCCAGCGGCTGCAGCCTGCCCTTCGTCTACCTGGTGCCCTACGCTCTGAGCTCTGGCGTCAGTCACCAGCACGCTGCCTTCCTCATGTCCATCCTGGGAGTCATCGACATTATGGGGAACGTGACCTTCGGCTGGCTGACGGACCGCAG GTGTTTGAAGCCGTACCGTCTGGCGTGTTACATCTTCTCCGTGGGGATGGAGGGCCTCTGCTGCCTCTTCGTGCCGTTGCTTTGCTCCTTCCCGCTCCTCGTGCCCTTCGCCGTCCTCTACGGATACTTTGATGGCGCCTACGTCGCTCTGATCCCTGTGGTGACATCGGACGTGGTGGGAGCTTCTTGCCTGTCCTCGGCGCTGGGCGTCGTCTACTTCCTCCACGCTATCCCTTACCTCGTCAGCCCACCCATCGGAG GTTGGCTGGTTGATGTCACAGGAAGTTACATGGCCACCTTCTTCCTCAGCGGCACTGCCCTGCTAGCGAGCGCCCTCGTCCTCTCCACCGTTGCAGGGATTCGCCAGTGCTGCCGCCGCCACCTGGCCACCAAGCATGAGGCCCGCCCCCTCGGCCCATCCGACCAATCAGACTGCTTCATCGCCTTCAACAAGGAGGCGGTCCATCAG GCCGTTGCCTCATAG